From a single Peromyscus maniculatus bairdii isolate BWxNUB_F1_BW_parent chromosome 4, HU_Pman_BW_mat_3.1, whole genome shotgun sequence genomic region:
- the LOC143266683 gene encoding zinc finger protein 64-like, with protein MSRRKQAKPQHLRSLEPQPECNEPDRAAPRIAGERDNQVPKPSVLSAEDSDTQQAPAVTLPSEAKEQSATLGERTFNCCYPGCRFKTVHGMKDLDRHLRIHTGDKPHKCEFCDKCFSRKDNLTMHMRCHTSVKPHKCHLCDYAAVDSSSLKKHLRIHSDERPYKCQICPYASRNSSQLTVHLRSHTGDTPFQCWLCSAKFKISSDLKRHMIVHSGEKPFKCEFCDVRCTMKANLKSHIRIKHTFKCLHCAFQGRDRADLLEHSRLHQADHPEKCPECSYSCSSPAALRVHRRVHCKDRPFKCDFCSFDTKRPSSLAKHIDKVHREGAKTENRAPPGKDGGPGDSSPHHAAKIVAQKAFQCDKCGASFVRDDSLRCHRKQHSDWAENKNSNLVTFPSESLASGQLSPLVSVGQLESPLEPSRDL; from the exons ATAACCAAGTTCCAAAACCATCTGTCCTCTCTGCTGAAGACAGTGACACCCAGCAGGCCCCTGCTGTCACCCTACCCTCAGAAGCAAAGGAACAATCGGCCACCCTGGGAGAAAGGACCTTTAACTGCTGCTATCCAG GTTGTCGTTTCAAAACTGTTCATGGCATGAAAGATTTGGACCGCCATCTAAGAATCCACACAG GTGACAAGCCTCACAAGTGTGAGTTCTGTGACAAGTGCTTCAGCCGGAAGGACAACCTGACCATGCACATGCGCTGCCACACGAGCGTGAAGCCACACAAGTGCCACCTGTGCGACTACGCGGCTGTAGACAGCAGCAGCCTCAAGAAGCACCTGCGCATCCACTCGGACGAGCGGCCGTACAAGTGCCAGATCTGCCCCTACGCCAGCCGCAACTCCAGCCAGCTCACCGTGCACCTGCGCTCACACACAG GGGACACCCCCTTCCAGTGCTGGCTCTGTAGCGCCAAGTTCAAAATCAGCTCAGACTTGAAGCGGCACATGATCGTGCACTCGGGGGAGAAGCCTTTCAAGTGCGAGTTCTGTGACGTGCGCTGCACCATGAAGGCGAACCTCAAGTCGCACATCCGCATCAAGCACACCTTCAAGTGTCTGCACTGTGCCTTCCAGGGCCGCGACCGGGCCGACCTGCTGGAGCACAGTCGACTGCATCAGGCCGACCACCCCGAGAAGTGTCCCGAGTGCAGCTACTCCTGCTCCAGCCCGGCTGCCCTGCGCGTGCACCGCAGGGTCCACTGCAAGGACCGGCCCTTCAAGTGTGACTTCTGCAGCTTTGACACAAAGCGGCCCAGCAGCCTGGCCAAGCACATCGACAAGGTGCACCGGGAAGGGGCCAAGACAGAGAACAGGGCCCCGCCGGGCAAGGATGGGGGGCCCGGGGACAGCAGCCCCCACCACGCGGCCAAGATCGTCGCCCAGAAGGCCTTCCAGTGCGACAAGTGTGGCGCCTCCTTCGTCAGGGACGACTCTCTGAGGTGTCATCGGAAGCAGCACAGCGACTGGGCTGAGAATAAGAACTCAAACCTGGTCACTTTCCCCTCCGAAAGCCTTGCCTCGGGCCAGCTCAGCCCCTTGGTCTCCGTGGGGCAGCTGGAGAGCCCCCTGGAGCCCAGCCGTGACCTCTAG